The following are encoded together in the Parabacteroides chongii genome:
- a CDS encoding TonB-dependent receptor, whose amino-acid sequence MRTSLTVCTIALSSQLLCAEGAFGQSLKENDITYVVKQTSVSEVFEQLSKMTGFNFFYDESVLKGLKSVSVKVNDASIDTILNELSRQTGLSFKKINNTISVSKPQVNMVPQSIAQDSKKLTGQILDNHGEPVIGANVIVKGTTSGTITDIDGNFSLEVPQSGTLIVSYIGYLTKEMPIGKQNNLKITLLEDTQALDEVVVVGYGAQKKVNLTGAVGTIDSKVLESRPIMNSTSALQGTIPNLQITSNSGEPGTSATLNIRGTTSINGGSPLVLVDGVEMNLDMINPSDIANVTVLKDAAASAIYGVRAAYGVILVTTKNAGTDMKTTVSYSGNVAFSKPTVLPDMVESSWEHAEFVNRAMTNAGLDLMYSPETVQKMKDYAADPQNNPEYEVLNGSMYYYGHSDWVDLMLKKLTPSHRHNVNISGGNEKTKFYSSVGYLNQSGMYKIGNDDYQRLNTRLSVENQTTPWLKLGAKVLYNYTSADKPHKYKDDVWQQMVFSTPTRMARPWGVDSRYPELDQYAGKYFDDQNPISLLEMGGRDKNKTHDVWLTGSADFTFTKDWRARVDFTYNLSYDHNSEHRKRVDMITNSFVETEGNTNNNSYAWKNNNKDYYSFNAYTEYEHTFAEKHYVKGMLGFNQELTKYITSTATRQDLISQTLPSLSLGTGMQTVVEDGYEWALRGGFFRLNYIYDDRYLLEVNGRYDGTSRFPSDNRFVFLPSFSAAWRISEEAFMESTRTWLDNMKVRASYGILGNQLLTAEDWKGNTKYYPYIPFMSSGSADKWLFTNTEKSLYINPAGLVSNSLTWEKASTVNVGLDMTFLQQKLDVSFDWYQRTTSDMLVKVEYPEVLGTTAPPANMAALRTRGWELSINWNDRIGKDFTYSLGLILSDSQAEITKYTNKNGSLSDHYVGEKIGEIWGYETEGFYQTESDLTSHADQAKLGSNWDLGDIMYKDLNNDGKIDNGSNTLADHGDLKVIGNTTPRYQYGITANLGYKNIYMNIFFQGIGKRDYWPSSQPFWPVATQYYNTQKWFVADSWSEDNRDAYFARPIARETKNQQKQTKYLQDASYCRLKNLSVGYDFPTNWTNFLHLSKASIYFSAENLFEFTNVKGAYDPEAAGKNGTMVYPFQRTYSFGLNVTF is encoded by the coding sequence ATGCGAACTTCGTTAACCGTATGTACTATAGCTTTATCATCTCAGTTGCTTTGTGCAGAAGGTGCTTTCGGACAAAGTCTGAAAGAGAATGATATTACTTATGTCGTAAAGCAGACTTCTGTGAGCGAAGTATTTGAACAGCTTAGTAAAATGACTGGCTTTAACTTCTTTTACGACGAATCGGTATTGAAAGGACTGAAAAGTGTATCTGTAAAGGTAAATGATGCTTCGATAGATACTATCTTAAACGAATTGTCACGTCAGACAGGTCTGTCTTTCAAAAAAATAAATAATACTATTTCGGTAAGTAAGCCACAAGTAAACATGGTTCCTCAAAGTATTGCCCAGGATTCGAAAAAGCTGACCGGTCAGATTTTGGACAATCATGGTGAGCCTGTTATCGGTGCCAATGTAATCGTAAAGGGCACCACCAGCGGTACGATTACAGATATTGACGGAAACTTCTCGCTGGAAGTTCCTCAGAGCGGTACACTGATTGTTTCCTATATTGGTTATCTGACAAAGGAAATGCCGATCGGGAAACAGAATAATTTGAAAATAACATTACTTGAAGATACACAGGCGCTTGATGAAGTAGTTGTAGTCGGATATGGCGCTCAGAAGAAAGTCAATCTAACCGGTGCGGTTGGTACGATCGATTCAAAAGTGCTGGAATCCCGTCCTATTATGAATTCGACAAGTGCTTTGCAGGGAACAATCCCTAACTTGCAGATCACATCGAATAGTGGAGAACCTGGAACAAGTGCAACGCTGAACATTCGCGGTACGACTTCTATCAATGGCGGTAGCCCATTGGTGTTGGTCGACGGAGTTGAAATGAACCTGGATATGATCAACCCGAGCGATATCGCTAATGTGACGGTTTTGAAGGATGCTGCCGCATCGGCTATTTACGGTGTGCGTGCTGCCTACGGTGTTATTTTGGTAACAACCAAGAATGCGGGTACTGACATGAAGACTACCGTTTCTTATTCCGGAAACGTGGCGTTTTCAAAACCCACGGTTTTGCCCGATATGGTCGAGTCGAGTTGGGAACATGCCGAATTTGTAAACAGGGCAATGACAAATGCCGGACTCGATCTGATGTATAGTCCGGAGACTGTGCAGAAAATGAAAGATTATGCTGCTGATCCTCAGAATAATCCGGAATATGAAGTATTGAACGGTTCGATGTATTATTACGGTCATTCGGATTGGGTGGACTTGATGTTGAAGAAATTGACGCCTTCTCATCGCCACAATGTAAATATTTCGGGTGGAAATGAAAAAACTAAGTTCTATTCTTCCGTAGGATATCTGAATCAGTCGGGTATGTATAAGATCGGCAATGACGATTACCAACGCTTGAATACCCGTCTGTCAGTTGAAAACCAGACAACACCGTGGTTGAAATTAGGAGCAAAGGTTTTGTATAACTATACTTCTGCTGATAAGCCTCATAAATATAAGGATGATGTTTGGCAGCAGATGGTGTTCTCTACGCCTACACGTATGGCCAGACCTTGGGGTGTCGATTCGCGTTACCCGGAACTGGATCAGTATGCCGGAAAATATTTCGATGATCAGAATCCGATTTCTCTGTTGGAGATGGGGGGACGCGATAAGAATAAGACGCATGATGTATGGTTGACTGGTAGTGCAGACTTTACATTTACGAAAGACTGGCGTGCACGTGTCGACTTTACCTATAACTTGAGTTATGATCACAACTCGGAACACCGTAAAAGAGTAGATATGATTACCAACAGTTTTGTTGAAACCGAAGGTAATACGAATAACAATAGTTATGCCTGGAAAAATAATAATAAGGATTATTATTCATTCAATGCCTATACGGAATATGAACACACTTTCGCTGAAAAGCATTACGTAAAAGGTATGTTGGGCTTCAACCAGGAGCTGACAAAGTATATTACCAGCACGGCAACTCGTCAGGATCTGATTTCTCAAACGTTGCCGTCATTAAGCTTGGGTACGGGTATGCAGACTGTGGTTGAAGATGGGTACGAATGGGCTTTGCGCGGTGGTTTCTTCCGTTTGAATTATATCTATGACGACCGCTATTTGCTGGAAGTGAACGGACGTTACGACGGAACCTCACGATTCCCTTCAGATAACCGTTTCGTATTCCTGCCTTCTTTCTCAGCTGCATGGCGTATTTCGGAAGAAGCCTTTATGGAGTCAACCCGTACCTGGCTGGATAATATGAAAGTACGTGCCTCTTATGGTATATTGGGTAACCAGCTGCTGACGGCTGAGGACTGGAAAGGTAATACCAAATATTATCCGTACATTCCATTTATGTCTTCCGGTTCGGCAGATAAATGGCTGTTTACGAACACAGAGAAATCTTTGTATATTAATCCGGCCGGTCTGGTGTCTAATAGCTTGACATGGGAGAAGGCCTCTACAGTGAATGTGGGTCTGGATATGACTTTCTTGCAGCAAAAACTGGATGTGTCATTCGACTGGTATCAGCGTACAACATCTGATATGCTGGTCAAGGTTGAATATCCGGAAGTGCTGGGAACGACGGCTCCTCCTGCCAATATGGCTGCACTTCGTACACGCGGATGGGAACTTTCAATCAACTGGAACGACCGTATCGGTAAGGACTTTACCTATAGCTTAGGACTTATTTTGTCAGACTCTCAGGCTGAGATCACAAAATATACCAATAAAAACGGTTCATTGAGTGATCATTATGTAGGAGAGAAGATCGGTGAAATCTGGGGATATGAAACAGAAGGTTTTTATCAGACAGAAAGCGATTTGACCAGTCATGCCGATCAGGCAAAGCTAGGCTCCAACTGGGATTTAGGTGACATCATGTATAAGGACTTAAATAACGACGGCAAGATCGATAATGGTTCGAACACACTGGCTGATCACGGTGACTTGAAAGTGATCGGTAATACGACTCCGCGTTACCAATATGGTATTACCGCCAATCTGGGATATAAGAACATATATATGAATATCTTCTTCCAGGGGATCGGTAAGCGCGATTACTGGCCTAGTAGTCAGCCGTTCTGGCCTGTCGCTACTCAGTATTATAATACGCAGAAATGGTTTGTTGCCGATTCATGGTCGGAAGATAACCGTGATGCTTATTTTGCCCGTCCGATTGCCCGTGAAACCAAGAATCAGCAGAAGCAGACCAAGTATTTGCAGGATGCATCTTACTGCCGCCTGAAAAACCTTTCTGTCGGTTATGACTTCCCGACAAACTGGACCAATTTTCTACATCTCTCGAAAGCCAGTATTTACTTTAGTGCGGAAAATTTGTTTGAATTTACCAATGTAAAGGGAGCATACGACCCGGAAGCAGCCGGTAAAAACGGTACAATGGTATATCCGTTCCAGCGTACTTATTCATTCGGACTTAATGTTACATTCTAA
- a CDS encoding FecR family protein: MQDTSVISLLQKYIKNQCTEDELRTLLQWLKKPDDSVSLDWVIKPLWDTIDKNMILPDCERENELQKEVSLLLSNMKRKELNSADSILKVRKKKYLNVFYRAAAIVVLVLSVTLGLLKVTEQAQETITYTEKISNKGETKSIFLADGTKVILNSDTKLTIPSDFNQEERIIEMEGEGFFDVTPNPDKPFIIKSGEAQVKVLGTSFDFKSYKEDDFIKLTVSTGKVRVNVVNQDMQLSVSPNEHLSVNKVDGTVSKEAIRENNYIKWIQGSLYFNKEPIREVIKTINRTYNRKVVLQCKGSCDYKITGTHDNKNIEAVIEAICFTTGLCSRLEGDNIIIYDKL, from the coding sequence ATGCAGGATACAAGCGTTATATCTCTTTTACAGAAGTATATAAAGAACCAATGTACGGAAGATGAATTGCGTACATTGCTTCAGTGGCTGAAAAAGCCGGATGATTCGGTTAGTCTCGATTGGGTTATAAAACCTTTATGGGATACGATCGATAAGAATATGATATTGCCTGATTGTGAGCGGGAAAATGAGTTGCAGAAAGAAGTCTCTTTGCTGTTGTCAAATATGAAACGGAAAGAGCTAAATTCTGCCGATTCTATTTTGAAAGTCAGAAAGAAAAAATATTTGAATGTTTTTTATCGCGCTGCAGCTATTGTTGTTTTGGTACTCAGCGTTACTTTAGGTTTATTGAAAGTTACGGAACAAGCACAGGAAACAATTACATATACAGAAAAGATATCGAACAAAGGGGAAACTAAAAGTATTTTCCTGGCAGACGGGACAAAAGTGATCCTGAACTCGGACACAAAATTGACCATCCCCAGTGATTTTAATCAGGAAGAACGTATTATCGAAATGGAAGGAGAGGGCTTTTTCGATGTCACTCCGAATCCGGACAAACCATTTATCATAAAGAGCGGTGAAGCGCAGGTCAAGGTATTGGGAACCTCATTCGATTTTAAGTCATATAAGGAAGATGATTTTATTAAACTGACTGTATCGACCGGCAAGGTTCGTGTGAACGTGGTTAATCAGGATATGCAATTATCAGTCTCTCCGAATGAACATTTATCTGTCAATAAGGTAGATGGTACTGTCAGCAAAGAGGCGATCAGAGAAAACAACTATATTAAATGGATACAAGGTTCTTTATATTTTAATAAGGAACCGATACGTGAAGTTATAAAAACCATCAATCGTACTTATAATCGTAAAGTTGTTTTGCAATGTAAAGGCAGCTGCGATTATAAAATTACAGGGACTCATGACAATAAAAATATAGAAGCTGTTATCGAAGCTATTTGTTTTACAACCGGCTTGTGTAGCCGCCTGGAAGGGGATAATATTATTATATATGATAAACTTTAA
- a CDS encoding DcaP family trimeric outer membrane transporter translates to MKAFVKGAVFLLGLGIFSSHAQAQKVIIKDEEPNSIMFISRDKAGDEIIRILNETQSPRFHEPGIPRFLLTDRKGRFALGIGGYVKATAEYDFGGISKDIDFYPALIPNKGASHVRNQFQMDATTSTVFLKLVGHTKHLGDFVVYTAGNFRGDGKGFELRNAYASLLGFTLGYDYGSFMDLAAIPPTIDFAGPNGMAIYHATQFRYERAFGKGWKAGIGVEMPVVDGITNDNLSIGSQRMPNFPAYLQYGWNSKSHLRAAAIVRSMTYDNLVANKAESETGWGVLLSTTFNLCSKVQVYGQGVYGKGISQYMNDLSNLNVDIVPDPAKAGRMQVLPMMGWYAGLQYNITPKVFVSSTYSQSRLYSDNDYPATPSEQYRYGQYLVANLFWNITPDLQVGAEYLRGWRTDFNDQTRHANRMNLAVQYSF, encoded by the coding sequence ATGAAAGCATTTGTTAAAGGAGCAGTCTTTTTGCTCGGGTTAGGAATTTTCTCCTCCCATGCGCAGGCTCAGAAAGTGATCATTAAGGATGAGGAGCCTAATTCCATCATGTTTATATCCCGCGACAAAGCGGGAGATGAAATTATCCGGATACTGAACGAAACACAGAGTCCGCGTTTCCATGAACCGGGTATCCCTCGTTTCCTGCTGACCGATCGTAAGGGGCGATTCGCTTTAGGTATCGGCGGATATGTAAAAGCAACAGCCGAGTATGACTTTGGCGGTATTTCCAAGGATATTGATTTCTACCCGGCGCTGATTCCCAACAAAGGCGCTTCACATGTTAGAAACCAGTTTCAGATGGATGCAACGACCAGTACGGTCTTCCTGAAATTGGTAGGACATACCAAGCATCTGGGAGACTTTGTGGTTTATACTGCCGGAAACTTCCGTGGTGACGGTAAAGGGTTTGAGTTGAGAAATGCGTATGCTTCTTTATTGGGCTTCACACTCGGGTACGACTACGGTTCATTTATGGATCTGGCGGCTATTCCACCGACGATCGATTTCGCCGGGCCGAACGGGATGGCTATCTATCACGCTACCCAGTTCCGTTACGAACGTGCCTTCGGAAAAGGATGGAAAGCCGGTATCGGTGTGGAAATGCCGGTAGTAGACGGAATTACCAATGATAATTTAAGTATCGGTTCCCAGCGTATGCCTAACTTCCCGGCTTATCTGCAATATGGGTGGAACTCTAAAAGCCATCTGCGTGCCGCCGCTATCGTAAGAAGCATGACGTATGATAACCTGGTGGCTAATAAAGCCGAATCGGAAACCGGCTGGGGTGTTTTACTTTCTACGACATTCAATCTTTGTAGTAAAGTACAGGTGTACGGACAAGGTGTCTACGGTAAAGGTATCAGCCAGTACATGAACGATTTGAGTAACCTGAACGTGGATATTGTTCCCGATCCGGCCAAAGCTGGCCGTATGCAGGTACTTCCGATGATGGGATGGTATGCCGGTTTGCAGTATAATATCACACCGAAAGTATTTGTTTCAAGTACTTACAGCCAATCCCGTTTGTACAGTGACAACGATTACCCTGCAACTCCGTCGGAACAATATCGTTATGGTCAGTATCTGGTGGCTAACCTGTTCTGGAATATAACTCCCGATCTGCAGGTAGGAGCCGAATACCTGAGAGGATGGCGCACGGATTTCAACGATCAGACACGTCATGCCAACCGGATGAACCTGGCGGTTCAGTATAGTTTCTAA
- a CDS encoding peptidylprolyl isomerase — protein sequence MKKLFAICLLVAGLLTSVHSQAQDVETLVQIDTDMGKIKVKLFNDTPQHRDNFIKNVKEKRYDGLLFHRVIKQFMIQGGDINSKDAPIEQHLGDGDPGYTIPAEIVYPKYFHKRGMLCAARTSDDENPERASSGTQFYIVTGKFYTEMELDKMEKSDNKTFTPEERQAYMLEGGAPHLDNKYTVFGEVVKGMKVVDKIQFVETNEDDRPLKNIKIKTMTIVDK from the coding sequence ATGAAAAAGCTGTTTGCTATATGTTTATTAGTTGCCGGATTATTGACATCCGTTCATTCGCAAGCGCAGGATGTTGAGACACTCGTTCAGATCGATACCGACATGGGAAAGATTAAGGTGAAGTTGTTCAACGACACCCCCCAACACCGGGATAATTTTATCAAAAATGTAAAAGAAAAACGTTACGACGGTCTACTGTTCCACCGTGTGATCAAACAGTTTATGATACAAGGCGGCGACATCAATTCGAAAGATGCACCTATCGAACAACATCTAGGCGACGGCGATCCGGGTTATACGATTCCGGCAGAGATCGTTTATCCGAAATATTTCCACAAACGCGGCATGCTATGTGCAGCCCGTACCAGCGACGACGAAAATCCGGAACGCGCTTCATCAGGCACACAGTTCTATATCGTAACCGGAAAGTTCTACACAGAAATGGAACTGGATAAGATGGAGAAAAGCGACAATAAAACCTTTACACCCGAAGAACGCCAGGCCTATATGCTTGAAGGCGGGGCTCCCCATCTGGATAACAAATATACCGTCTTCGGTGAAGTTGTTAAAGGAATGAAAGTTGTAGATAAAATCCAGTTTGTCGAAACAAATGAGGACGACAGGCCGTTAAAGAATATAAAGATCAAGACAATGACTATTGTCGATAAATAA
- a CDS encoding peptidylprolyl isomerase, whose translation METQAKETQVLMKTSLGNIKLKLYNETPKHRDNFIKLVEDGTYNGLLFHRVIKDFMVQGGDVTSKDAPMNKQLGAGDLGYTVPAEFVYPKYFHKKGALSAARTSDEVNPEKESSASQFYIVTGKVYKDAELDQMEKQKEGRLKQAIFARLQKENSAKIKAAYQSGDKAELAVIRDTLIGKTELEAEKRKDEAKLTPEQREAYKTIGGVPFLDNEYTVYGEVVEGLDIVDAIQNVKTNRQDRPLENVVIESVEII comes from the coding sequence ATGGAAACGCAAGCAAAAGAGACACAGGTGCTGATGAAAACCAGCCTGGGTAACATTAAACTGAAACTATACAACGAAACACCGAAACATCGCGATAACTTTATCAAACTGGTTGAGGACGGAACTTACAACGGCCTGCTTTTCCACCGTGTGATCAAGGACTTCATGGTGCAAGGTGGTGATGTAACCTCAAAAGATGCTCCTATGAATAAACAGCTAGGTGCCGGCGACCTGGGATATACCGTACCGGCCGAATTTGTTTATCCGAAATATTTCCATAAAAAAGGGGCTCTCTCTGCCGCCCGTACCAGTGACGAGGTTAATCCGGAGAAAGAATCTTCTGCTTCCCAGTTTTATATCGTCACCGGAAAGGTTTACAAAGACGCCGAACTGGACCAGATGGAGAAACAAAAAGAAGGTCGTCTGAAACAAGCGATCTTTGCACGCTTGCAAAAAGAAAACAGTGCCAAGATCAAAGCGGCTTACCAAAGTGGCGACAAAGCCGAACTGGCTGTTATCCGCGATACGCTGATCGGCAAGACCGAACTCGAAGCCGAAAAGCGTAAGGATGAAGCCAAGCTGACTCCCGAACAGCGTGAGGCTTACAAAACAATCGGAGGTGTTCCTTTCCTGGATAATGAATATACGGTTTATGGCGAAGTGGTAGAAGGATTGGACATTGTGGATGCCATCCAAAATGTCAAGACCAACCGACAGGACCGTCCGTTGGAAAATGTGGTTATCGAATCAGTGGAAATAATATAA
- a CDS encoding MATE family efflux transporter, which translates to MIQLSAYKEHYKETIRLGVPIMLGQLGIIIVGFADNIMVGHHSTNELAAASFVNNFFNLAFIFGMGFSYGLTPIIGGLHANKEYHQAGETLKNSLFINFIVGVLLSCLMLLLLLNIDILKQPEELMPYIVPYYILQLFSVIFAMLFNSFKQFSDGTTDTVTPMWIMLGANVLNIIGNYFLIYGKCGVPELGLTGAGISTLVSRILTFVVFFILFTRKEKYKEYLKGFKEGLVNRLNLSKLIRLGFPVGLLMGVETGSFSLSVIMMGWIGSTALAAHQVLGVITTLGFMVYYGIAAAVTIRVSVFKGYSDWLNIRQASFAGLHLIMGVAVLFVSFIMLFHKNMGYLFTPEHDVVAMVALLSWSVVLYQFGDGLQILFANALRGISDVKYMAYCAFICHFGLALPIGYICGFVFDWGAIGIWCGFPISLTTLGVLLWRRFNRLTLKPIKL; encoded by the coding sequence ATGATACAACTCTCTGCTTACAAAGAACATTATAAAGAAACGATACGCCTGGGTGTTCCGATCATGTTGGGACAGTTGGGCATTATCATTGTCGGGTTTGCCGACAACATCATGGTGGGACATCACAGCACCAACGAACTGGCTGCCGCCTCATTCGTCAATAATTTCTTCAATCTGGCTTTTATCTTCGGGATGGGTTTCTCATACGGTCTCACTCCTATTATCGGCGGACTTCATGCCAACAAGGAATATCACCAAGCCGGCGAGACACTGAAGAACAGCCTTTTTATTAACTTCATCGTCGGTGTCCTGTTGAGTTGTCTGATGCTTCTTCTCTTACTGAATATCGATATACTGAAACAGCCGGAAGAGTTGATGCCGTATATCGTTCCTTACTACATCCTGCAACTATTCTCGGTGATATTTGCCATGCTGTTCAATTCTTTTAAGCAGTTCAGCGACGGTACGACCGATACGGTTACGCCGATGTGGATCATGCTGGGGGCGAATGTGCTGAATATCATAGGCAATTATTTCCTTATTTATGGTAAATGCGGTGTACCCGAACTGGGGCTGACAGGGGCCGGTATTTCTACGCTCGTCAGCCGTATCCTGACTTTTGTTGTTTTCTTTATTTTATTTACCCGGAAGGAAAAATACAAAGAATATCTGAAAGGTTTCAAAGAGGGTCTTGTCAACCGGCTGAATCTCTCTAAGCTGATACGTTTAGGCTTTCCGGTCGGGCTGTTGATGGGAGTTGAAACAGGGTCGTTCAGCCTAAGTGTTATTATGATGGGCTGGATAGGAAGTACGGCGTTGGCAGCGCATCAGGTATTGGGGGTTATCACCACGCTGGGGTTTATGGTTTACTATGGAATAGCGGCAGCTGTTACGATACGGGTCAGCGTATTTAAAGGGTATAGCGATTGGCTGAATATCCGTCAGGCTTCCTTTGCCGGGTTGCATCTGATTATGGGGGTTGCCGTCCTGTTCGTTTCATTTATCATGTTATTCCATAAGAATATGGGGTATTTGTTTACACCGGAGCATGATGTGGTGGCGATGGTGGCATTGTTGTCGTGGTCGGTTGTTCTTTATCAGTTCGGCGACGGACTACAAATTTTGTTTGCCAACGCCTTGCGCGGCATATCCGATGTGAAATATATGGCTTACTGCGCTTTTATCTGCCACTTCGGACTAGCGTTGCCGATCGGGTATATTTGCGGGTTTGTTTTCGATTGGGGAGCGATCGGTATCTGGTGCGGGTTCCCAATTAGCCTGACAACGTTGGGAGTATTATTATGGAGACGGTTTAATAGGCTTACTCTGAAACCTATAAAGTTATAA